From the Pseudarthrobacter sp. MM222 genome, one window contains:
- a CDS encoding alpha/beta hydrolase — translation MTPEPAGFDPASYVFSQPSASTAIRASTVLPAHRENVELRTADGHKLVGELALPESGEIRATLITLHPLPTHGGFMDSHVYRKASYRLPALAGIAVLRFNTRGTVSPRGTSTGEFEEGIGERLDVEAAVRFAVDRGLPNRWLVGWSFGTELALMYGATEPVASEVEGAILLSPPLHRATDVHLKEWADAGKPLKVLVPEHDDYLQPAAAAERFSLVPQARVVGVDGAKHLWVGEKYAGRVLNEIVDEVLPGGAGSADGTAAGLPQEWDGPVATAHA, via the coding sequence ATGACTCCTGAGCCCGCCGGTTTTGACCCGGCGTCGTACGTTTTCAGCCAGCCGTCCGCGTCGACGGCGATCCGCGCGTCCACCGTGCTTCCGGCCCACCGCGAAAACGTGGAGCTCCGCACCGCGGACGGCCACAAGCTGGTCGGCGAACTGGCACTGCCGGAATCCGGTGAGATCCGGGCGACCCTGATCACCCTGCACCCGCTGCCCACCCACGGCGGGTTCATGGATTCCCACGTCTACCGGAAGGCGTCCTACCGCCTTCCGGCCCTGGCCGGGATCGCCGTGCTCAGGTTCAACACCCGCGGCACCGTCTCGCCCCGGGGCACCAGCACGGGCGAATTCGAGGAGGGCATCGGCGAACGCCTCGACGTCGAGGCGGCCGTACGCTTCGCGGTGGACCGCGGGCTGCCGAACCGCTGGCTGGTGGGCTGGTCCTTCGGAACGGAGTTGGCCCTGATGTACGGTGCGACCGAACCGGTGGCTTCCGAGGTGGAGGGTGCCATCCTGCTTTCGCCGCCGCTGCACCGGGCCACCGACGTGCACCTCAAGGAATGGGCGGATGCCGGCAAGCCGCTGAAGGTGCTGGTGCCGGAGCATGACGACTACCTGCAGCCGGCCGCCGCGGCGGAGCGGTTCAGCCTGGTGCCGCAGGCCCGCGTCGTGGGGGTCGACGGCGCCAAGCATCTGTGGGTGGGGGAGAAGTACGCCGGCCGGGTCCTGAACGAAATCGTGGACGAGGTCCTTCCCGGCGGAGCCGGCAGCGCCGACGGAACGGCTGCCGGGCTG
- a CDS encoding DUF5102 domain-containing protein has product MPRSNRPRRAVSGRTGSGRTGAGRSGAGKPAGQGAKGGPQPELDLERARSGFARRERAPDGEWMVRPITASRAEKSYICPGCFTAVPPGVAHLVVWSQDHIFGEAAGLAERRHWHSNCWTSRSYRYR; this is encoded by the coding sequence ATGCCCCGTTCCAACCGACCCCGACGCGCCGTCTCCGGAAGAACAGGCTCCGGAAGAACAGGCGCCGGCAGGTCGGGCGCCGGAAAGCCGGCCGGGCAGGGAGCCAAGGGCGGGCCGCAGCCCGAGCTGGACCTGGAACGGGCACGCTCCGGATTCGCCCGGCGGGAGCGCGCACCGGACGGCGAATGGATGGTCCGGCCCATTACGGCCAGCCGGGCCGAGAAGAGCTATATCTGCCCGGGGTGCTTTACCGCCGTGCCGCCCGGAGTGGCGCACCTCGTGGTCTGGTCGCAGGACCATATCTTCGGCGAGGCCGCAGGGCTGGCCGAGCGCCGGCACTGGCATTCGAACTGCTGGACCTCGCGCAGCTACCGGTATCGCTAA
- the nucS gene encoding endonuclease NucS, with protein sequence MRLVIARCSVDYVGRLKAHLPLATRLLLVKADGSVLVHSDGGSYKPLNWMSPPASLRVSTPEEIDVEVGVVEQWTVQSAKTDDRLIINIHEQLHDTSHELGLDPGLIKDGVEADLQRLLADQIELLGTGFSLIRREYFTAIGPVDILARDADGATVAIELKRRGDIDGVEQLTRYLELLNRDPLLAPVRGIFAAQQIKPQAKVLAKDRGIDCITLDYDAMRGVDDIESRLF encoded by the coding sequence GTGCGTTTAGTCATAGCCCGGTGCTCCGTCGATTATGTCGGCCGGCTCAAAGCCCATCTTCCACTGGCCACCCGCCTCCTGCTGGTCAAGGCGGACGGCTCCGTCCTGGTCCACTCGGACGGGGGATCCTACAAGCCGCTGAACTGGATGAGCCCCCCGGCCTCGCTGCGGGTCTCCACCCCGGAGGAGATCGACGTCGAAGTCGGCGTGGTGGAGCAGTGGACCGTCCAGTCCGCCAAGACCGATGACCGGCTGATCATCAACATCCATGAGCAGCTGCACGACACCTCCCACGAGCTGGGCCTGGACCCGGGCCTGATCAAGGACGGGGTCGAGGCGGACCTGCAACGCCTGCTGGCCGACCAGATCGAACTTCTCGGCACCGGCTTTTCCCTGATCCGCCGCGAGTACTTCACCGCCATTGGACCGGTGGACATCCTGGCCCGCGACGCCGATGGCGCCACCGTGGCCATCGAGCTCAAACGCCGGGGCGACATCGACGGCGTCGAACAGCTCACCCGGTACCTGGAACTGCTGAACCGCGACCCGCTGCTGGCCCCGGTGCGCGGGATCTTCGCCGCCCAGCAGATCAAGCCGCAGGCCAAAGTCCTCGCCAAGGACCGCGGCATCGACTGCATCACCCTCGACTATGACGCCATGCGCGGCGTTGACGACATCGAGTCCCGGCTCTTCTAG
- a CDS encoding N-acetylglucosamine-6-phosphate deacetylase: MSPTIPAPAAPPRPGGRRLLYGTIVSDGVRTANAVLAVDGARIVYAGPADRFNPGRLPGARVEKLPPGSLILPGLVDLHCHGAFGGDFPSGAEAASRRAIDLLHRSGTTTLLASLVTASREDLLRGVGVHAALSAEGLLAGIHLEGPFLSRLRCGAQNPAFLREPDSGLLAELVAAGHGTLATMTYAPELPGAAALVAFLARHGIVPSLGHTDCDGATASASLAAAREGLLEAGFDGVRARPTVTHLFNAMPPLHHRTPGAVGACLRSAASGAAVVELIADGSHLDPFMVSTVFQLVGAGNIALVTDSMAAAGLPDGPFRLGPAAVTVRNGVATLDATGALAGGTATLLAVVSRAVAAGVVLEDAVRSASAIPAAVLGLAGEVGSLRRGLRADVLVVDAGLGLRKVMRGGQWLAPHS; encoded by the coding sequence ATGAGCCCTACGATCCCCGCCCCGGCCGCGCCGCCGCGGCCCGGCGGGCGCCGGCTCCTGTACGGCACGATCGTCAGCGACGGTGTCCGCACCGCGAATGCAGTCCTCGCCGTGGACGGCGCACGGATTGTTTATGCCGGACCGGCGGATCGGTTCAACCCCGGGAGATTACCCGGCGCCCGGGTGGAGAAGCTGCCGCCGGGGTCCCTGATCCTGCCGGGACTGGTCGACCTCCACTGCCACGGCGCGTTCGGCGGCGATTTCCCCTCCGGAGCCGAGGCGGCCTCGCGCCGGGCCATTGATCTGCTGCACCGGTCCGGCACCACCACCCTGCTGGCCAGCCTCGTGACCGCGTCCCGGGAGGACCTGCTGCGCGGGGTCGGCGTCCACGCCGCGCTGAGCGCGGAGGGGCTGCTCGCCGGAATCCATCTGGAGGGCCCGTTCCTCTCGCGGCTGCGCTGCGGCGCGCAGAACCCGGCCTTCCTGCGGGAACCGGACTCCGGGCTCCTGGCCGAGCTGGTGGCTGCCGGCCACGGAACCCTGGCCACGATGACCTATGCCCCGGAGCTTCCGGGCGCCGCGGCCCTGGTCGCGTTCCTCGCCCGGCACGGCATAGTCCCCTCGCTCGGGCACACGGACTGCGACGGGGCTACGGCCTCCGCCTCGCTCGCAGCGGCGCGGGAGGGGCTGCTCGAGGCAGGGTTCGACGGCGTTCGGGCACGGCCCACGGTCACGCATCTGTTCAACGCCATGCCTCCGCTGCACCACCGGACTCCCGGAGCGGTCGGTGCCTGCCTGCGCAGCGCCGCGTCCGGGGCGGCGGTGGTGGAGCTGATCGCCGACGGCTCCCACCTGGACCCGTTCATGGTGTCCACCGTGTTCCAGCTCGTGGGCGCGGGCAACATCGCCCTTGTCACCGATTCGATGGCGGCCGCCGGCCTGCCCGACGGCCCGTTCCGGCTCGGCCCCGCCGCTGTCACCGTCAGGAACGGGGTCGCCACGCTGGACGCCACCGGCGCCCTGGCCGGCGGCACGGCCACGCTGCTGGCCGTGGTTTCCCGTGCGGTGGCGGCCGGGGTGGTGCTCGAGGATGCGGTCCGCTCCGCCAGCGCCATTCCCGCGGCCGTCCTTGGGCTCGCCGGAGAGGTCGGCAGCCTGCGCCGCGGGCTGCGGGCCGACGTTCTGGTGGTCGACGCCGGGCTCGGACTTCGCAAAGTAATGCGCGGCGGGCAATGGCTGGCCCCGCATTCCTGA
- a CDS encoding cold-shock protein: MAQGTVKWFNAEKGFGFITPDDSDGDVFVHYSEIQTGGFKTLDENARVQFEIGQGAKGPQATGVTLV; this comes from the coding sequence ATGGCACAGGGAACCGTGAAGTGGTTCAACGCTGAAAAGGGCTTCGGCTTCATCACCCCGGATGACTCCGACGGCGATGTCTTCGTTCACTACTCTGAGATCCAGACCGGTGGCTTCAAGACCCTCGACGAGAACGCCCGCGTTCAGTTCGAAATCGGCCAGGGCGCCAAGGGCCCCCAGGCTACCGGCGTCACGCTGGTCTAG
- a CDS encoding bifunctional lysylphosphatidylglycerol flippase/synthetase MprF, producing the protein MVREWLGGVLAHFRAIPFTLAVLAVFLVTGAVTGSFLSGPPEQLLDVASVSAPGLKAGHWWSLFSSMFFATNLLAYFSASLMILLLLGLAERRLGSRRAAVFFFAGQFAAITLFLLFTQLARYAGDGWLGLMVDARLIGPYAAVLAASLASSGLLPALWQRRLRTAVVSGSLLLVLYVGHPETVVGLAGALAGMAAGWWIQGDKGTLHRHRSTGRETRNLLALTVAIFAVGPILTAAVRSPTGPLALLRDVVLNPLPTLSQLEQNCGGTIDVGCLEVGRAGFAGPLGLALSVVPVVLLLICADGMRHGRRLALRIAVLVQLAVTAMAAVYLTLFARMPHGPGGRPHTAVMGSGFVHVLPLVAVPLLLVVLLWVNRRQFRVETTPRARRTLGAVVGGTWLVLATGYTAAWIAAGGMSRDGGLQGLAAELARQYLPLPIPGGYSRVFENRNPLEAFLFAYSGIFFWIVALAAVWLVLLRRLHRTDAGAGDRDVARSLIRQGGDSLSWMALWEPNKYWFAPERRSGVAYQQHGNVALTLAGPFGPAALHEDAAAGFLRYCAEHALIPCFYSCTDGLWPTFQSRGFRRVAVAQETRLAVRELEFKGKEWQNVRTALNRAAKTGVQAVWGRYSAFPAPLRAQLSEVSEEWAAQKSVPEMGFTLGGIDELEDEDVLCCLAVDAEGQVLGVTSWLPVFEDGRLVSWTLDFMRRRGEAFPGVMEFLIASAVQELRSSVEIISLSGSPLAKDGAASKPEGLAAILDVVGRALEPVYGFRSLATFKSRFKPEYRTLYLYYQDPLQLPAIGRALSRAYLPGLSVRQSARLLRTLVG; encoded by the coding sequence GTGGTGCGGGAGTGGCTCGGCGGTGTCCTGGCCCATTTCCGGGCCATTCCGTTCACGCTCGCGGTGCTCGCCGTCTTCCTGGTCACCGGGGCGGTGACCGGCAGCTTCCTCTCCGGTCCACCGGAGCAGCTGCTGGACGTGGCCTCGGTCAGCGCCCCGGGCCTGAAAGCGGGCCACTGGTGGTCCCTGTTCAGCTCGATGTTCTTCGCGACCAACCTGCTGGCCTACTTTTCCGCGTCACTGATGATCCTCCTGCTGCTGGGCCTCGCCGAACGGCGGCTCGGCTCGAGGCGTGCGGCCGTGTTCTTCTTTGCCGGCCAGTTTGCCGCCATCACGCTGTTCCTGCTGTTCACCCAGCTCGCCCGGTATGCCGGCGATGGCTGGTTGGGCCTCATGGTGGACGCCCGTCTGATCGGTCCCTACGCGGCGGTCCTCGCCGCGTCCCTCGCCTCCAGCGGCCTGCTGCCCGCGCTCTGGCAGCGCCGGCTGCGGACCGCCGTCGTGTCCGGTTCGCTCCTGCTGGTGCTGTACGTGGGACACCCGGAAACCGTCGTCGGACTGGCAGGAGCGCTGGCCGGAATGGCGGCGGGCTGGTGGATCCAAGGCGACAAGGGCACGCTGCACCGGCACCGCTCCACCGGGCGTGAAACCCGCAACCTGCTGGCCCTCACCGTGGCGATCTTCGCGGTCGGGCCCATCCTCACCGCCGCGGTCCGCAGCCCCACCGGGCCGCTGGCACTGCTGCGGGACGTCGTCCTGAACCCGCTGCCCACGCTCAGCCAGCTGGAGCAGAACTGCGGCGGCACGATCGACGTCGGGTGCCTGGAGGTGGGCCGGGCTGGCTTCGCCGGGCCGCTGGGCCTTGCGCTGTCCGTGGTGCCGGTGGTGCTGCTGCTCATCTGCGCGGACGGCATGCGGCACGGCCGCCGGCTCGCCCTCCGCATTGCCGTGCTGGTACAACTCGCGGTGACGGCGATGGCAGCGGTCTATCTCACCCTGTTCGCCCGGATGCCGCACGGCCCCGGCGGCCGTCCGCATACCGCGGTGATGGGTTCCGGTTTCGTCCACGTGCTGCCTCTCGTGGCGGTTCCGCTGCTGCTGGTCGTGCTGCTGTGGGTCAACCGCCGGCAGTTCCGGGTGGAGACGACGCCGCGGGCCCGCCGTACGCTGGGCGCCGTGGTAGGCGGCACCTGGCTGGTGCTGGCGACCGGCTACACGGCGGCCTGGATTGCCGCCGGAGGGATGAGCCGCGACGGCGGACTGCAGGGCCTGGCCGCCGAACTGGCGCGGCAATACCTGCCGCTGCCTATTCCGGGGGGCTACAGCCGGGTCTTCGAGAACCGCAACCCCCTCGAGGCCTTCCTATTCGCCTACTCCGGCATCTTCTTCTGGATCGTCGCCCTGGCTGCCGTGTGGCTGGTCCTGCTTCGACGGCTGCACCGCACCGACGCCGGTGCGGGGGACCGCGACGTCGCCCGCAGCCTGATCCGGCAGGGTGGCGACTCCCTGTCCTGGATGGCGCTCTGGGAACCGAACAAGTACTGGTTCGCCCCGGAACGGCGCAGCGGGGTGGCATATCAGCAGCACGGCAATGTCGCACTGACCCTGGCCGGGCCGTTCGGCCCGGCGGCGCTCCACGAGGACGCCGCCGCAGGATTCCTGCGGTACTGCGCAGAGCACGCCCTGATCCCGTGCTTCTACTCCTGCACGGACGGGCTGTGGCCGACCTTTCAGTCGCGGGGCTTCCGCCGGGTGGCGGTGGCCCAGGAGACCAGGCTGGCCGTGCGCGAGCTCGAATTCAAGGGGAAAGAGTGGCAGAACGTCCGGACCGCCCTGAACCGCGCCGCCAAGACGGGCGTACAGGCGGTCTGGGGCCGCTACAGTGCCTTCCCGGCACCGCTGCGCGCCCAGCTGAGCGAGGTCTCGGAAGAATGGGCCGCGCAGAAGTCCGTCCCGGAAATGGGCTTCACCCTCGGGGGCATTGATGAACTCGAGGACGAAGACGTGCTGTGCTGCCTGGCGGTGGATGCGGAGGGCCAGGTGCTGGGCGTCACCAGCTGGCTGCCGGTGTTCGAGGACGGACGCCTGGTGAGCTGGACCCTGGACTTCATGCGGCGGCGCGGGGAGGCCTTCCCCGGCGTCATGGAGTTCCTGATCGCGTCGGCGGTGCAGGAGTTGCGGAGCTCGGTGGAGATCATCTCGCTCTCCGGGTCCCCGCTGGCCAAGGACGGTGCCGCCAGCAAGCCCGAGGGCCTGGCGGCCATCCTGGATGTGGTGGGCCGGGCGCTGGAACCGGTTTATGGATTCCGGTCCCTGGCGACCTTCAAATCGAGGTTTAAGCCGGAGTACCGGACGCTTTACCTTTATTACCAGGACCCGCTGCAGCTGCCCGCTATCGGGCGCGCCCTGAGCCGCGCCTATCTTCCTGGGCTCTCGGTGCGCCAGAGTGCGCGCCTGCTTCGGACGCTCGTCGGCTAA
- a CDS encoding alpha/beta hydrolase: protein MDFLEDIRLVDGPVLWIAWAAGAAGLAYLLWWRDGLSRSRRVLRAAAAAVLAALLAAALVAGGHWLLIYVFSAFPEVLPLEVLAWSVPAVAALLLLILRLRRIWGAPRPAHPWRKTAAATVAVLGVGTLSAVQINDYFGLNHTVSDLTGTAVARIQPLEDGLKRAAGAAPGVSLAGWSAPAGLPDGGELRRATIHGTNSGFQSREAYIYLPPAYQAAPRPALPVLVLFSGQPGAPADWLTGGALRSRMDRFAAAHHGVAPVVVVVDPNGSASGNTMCLDSRIAQADTFLSQDVPAWIDRTLAVDPDRRQWAAGGFSFGGTCAVQMVTRHPEIYRSALAFSSEKEPAIAKEREKTIDASFGGDTEAFERLTPLRLMAERRFEGHGIYFAAGVRDPEFMGYLAVLSAAARDAGFTVETRSIENAGHSWLAASSGLPGGLDFLAARWGIRP from the coding sequence GTGGACTTTCTCGAAGACATCCGGCTGGTGGACGGCCCGGTCCTGTGGATCGCCTGGGCCGCGGGCGCCGCCGGGTTGGCCTATCTGCTCTGGTGGCGGGACGGTCTGTCCCGTTCCCGGCGAGTTCTCCGCGCCGCCGCCGCCGCCGTGCTTGCGGCCCTGCTCGCTGCCGCCCTCGTGGCCGGCGGGCACTGGCTGCTGATCTACGTCTTCTCGGCCTTCCCGGAGGTACTTCCGCTGGAGGTCCTGGCGTGGAGCGTTCCCGCCGTCGCCGCGCTGCTGCTCCTGATCCTGCGTCTCCGGCGGATCTGGGGAGCACCGCGCCCCGCGCACCCCTGGCGGAAGACCGCCGCCGCGACGGTGGCTGTGCTCGGCGTGGGAACGCTCTCCGCCGTCCAGATCAACGACTATTTCGGCCTGAACCACACCGTGAGCGACCTGACGGGGACGGCGGTGGCCCGGATCCAGCCGCTCGAGGACGGCCTGAAGCGGGCAGCGGGCGCCGCGCCCGGGGTCAGCCTGGCCGGCTGGTCGGCCCCGGCAGGCCTTCCGGATGGCGGTGAGCTGCGGAGGGCCACAATCCACGGCACGAACTCGGGCTTCCAAAGCCGCGAGGCGTACATCTACCTTCCGCCCGCGTACCAGGCGGCCCCGCGGCCGGCCCTGCCCGTGCTGGTGCTCTTTTCCGGACAGCCCGGGGCGCCGGCGGACTGGCTCACCGGAGGCGCGCTCCGCAGCCGGATGGACCGGTTCGCTGCAGCGCACCACGGCGTGGCGCCGGTGGTGGTCGTGGTCGATCCGAACGGTTCGGCCTCGGGCAACACGATGTGCCTAGACAGCAGGATTGCGCAGGCCGACACGTTCCTGTCCCAGGACGTCCCGGCGTGGATTGACCGGACGCTGGCCGTTGATCCGGACCGCCGCCAGTGGGCCGCCGGCGGGTTCTCCTTCGGAGGCACCTGCGCGGTGCAGATGGTCACCCGCCACCCGGAGATCTACCGTTCCGCACTGGCCTTCTCCAGTGAGAAGGAACCGGCCATCGCGAAGGAACGCGAGAAAACCATCGACGCCTCTTTCGGCGGCGACACGGAGGCCTTCGAGCGGCTGACGCCGTTGCGGCTGATGGCCGAGCGCCGCTTCGAGGGGCACGGCATCTACTTCGCCGCCGGTGTCCGGGACCCCGAGTTCATGGGCTATCTGGCCGTGCTGTCCGCCGCCGCGCGGGATGCCGGCTTCACCGTGGAGACCCGCAGCATCGAGAACGCGGGACATTCCTGGCTGGCGGCCTCCAGCGGCCTGCCCGGAGGCCTCGATTTCCTGGCCGCCCGGTGGGGTATCAGGCCGTGA
- a CDS encoding DUF2550 domain-containing protein → MNVTGFPFIVLATVFALLVLALCLSGVRRFNLRRALGTVDASICTAGNSWQMGVCRYQDNDLEWFRLASLSMRPKHTFRRSSLELLGRRKPTESELVKVQPDAVIVELRYEGQEVLLAMRFDAYTGLSSWLEAGPVIGVGTWR, encoded by the coding sequence ATGAACGTTACTGGTTTTCCGTTCATCGTCCTGGCAACTGTCTTTGCGTTGCTGGTCTTAGCACTGTGCCTTTCGGGGGTGCGCCGCTTCAATCTGCGGCGTGCCCTCGGCACGGTGGACGCCTCCATTTGCACGGCTGGAAACAGCTGGCAGATGGGGGTTTGTCGTTATCAGGACAACGACCTTGAGTGGTTCCGCCTCGCCTCCCTCAGCATGCGGCCCAAGCACACGTTCCGCCGCAGCTCGCTGGAGCTGCTGGGACGGCGCAAGCCGACGGAATCCGAACTCGTCAAGGTCCAACCCGATGCCGTGATAGTAGAACTCCGGTATGAGGGGCAGGAAGTCCTACTCGCGATGCGGTTCGACGCCTACACCGGGCTCTCCTCCTGGCTTGAGGCGGGACCGGTCATCGGCGTCGGCACCTGGCGCTAG
- a CDS encoding F0F1 ATP synthase subunit epsilon, translating to MAELEVEIVAADHFVWSGAAKMVKARTSDGEIGILPGHSPLLAILAEGELAIEPVSGSRIAVVVDGGFFSVDNNRVVIVADNAQMGDAATAGIR from the coding sequence ATGGCTGAGCTTGAGGTTGAGATTGTCGCAGCGGACCACTTCGTGTGGTCCGGAGCGGCCAAGATGGTCAAGGCCCGCACCAGCGATGGTGAAATCGGAATCCTGCCCGGCCACTCGCCCCTGCTGGCGATTCTGGCCGAAGGTGAACTGGCAATCGAGCCGGTGTCCGGTAGCCGCATTGCTGTAGTCGTCGACGGCGGATTCTTCTCCGTCGACAACAACAGGGTGGTCATTGTTGCTGACAACGCCCAAATGGGCGACGCGGCTACTGCGGGGATCCGCTAG
- the atpD gene encoding F0F1 ATP synthase subunit beta produces the protein MTATATDHVAATSGATGRIARVIGPVVDVEFPADAIPSIYNALTTEITLNGETKTITFEVALHLGDNLIRAISLQATDGLVRGTTVVDSGGPITVPVGDGVKGHIFNVLGQPLDVEESELQISERWPIHRKAPAFATLEGSTEMLETGIKVIDLLTPYIKGGKIGLFGGAGVGKTVLIQEMITRVARNFGGTSVFAGVGERTREGNDLWVEMEEAGVLKDTALVFGQMDEPPGTRLRVALSALTMAEYFRDVQNQDVLLFIDNIFRFTQAGSEVSTLLGRMPSAVGYQPNLADEMGLLQERITSTKGHSITSMQAIYVPADDYTDPAPATTFAHLDATTELSREIASRGLYPAVDPLTSTSRILDPQYIGNDHYNTAVRVKQILQKNKELQDIIAILGVDELSEEDKIVVSRARRIQQFLSQNTYTAKQFTGVEGSTVSIKDTVEGFTAICDGDLDHIAEQAFFNIGGLDDVERQWAKIQEQTK, from the coding sequence ATGACTGCCACTGCTACCGATCACGTAGCCGCAACGTCCGGTGCTACCGGCCGTATTGCACGTGTCATTGGCCCGGTTGTCGACGTCGAATTCCCGGCTGACGCAATCCCCTCGATTTACAACGCACTCACCACGGAGATTACTCTCAACGGTGAGACCAAGACCATCACGTTCGAAGTTGCGCTGCACCTCGGCGACAACCTCATCCGCGCCATCTCCCTGCAGGCCACCGACGGACTCGTCCGCGGCACCACTGTGGTTGACAGCGGCGGACCGATTACCGTTCCCGTCGGCGACGGCGTCAAGGGCCACATCTTCAACGTCCTGGGCCAGCCCCTCGACGTGGAGGAGTCGGAACTCCAGATCAGCGAACGCTGGCCGATCCACCGCAAGGCTCCCGCCTTCGCGACCCTCGAGGGCTCCACCGAGATGCTGGAGACCGGCATCAAGGTGATCGACCTTCTCACCCCGTACATCAAGGGTGGCAAGATCGGTCTGTTCGGTGGCGCCGGCGTCGGCAAGACCGTGCTGATCCAGGAAATGATCACCCGTGTTGCCCGCAACTTCGGCGGCACCTCGGTGTTCGCCGGTGTCGGCGAGCGTACGCGTGAAGGTAACGACCTCTGGGTCGAAATGGAAGAAGCCGGCGTCCTCAAAGACACCGCCCTTGTATTCGGCCAGATGGATGAGCCGCCGGGAACGCGACTGCGCGTGGCGCTGTCCGCCCTGACCATGGCGGAGTACTTCCGCGACGTGCAGAACCAGGACGTGCTGCTGTTCATCGACAACATCTTCCGGTTCACCCAGGCAGGTTCCGAGGTTTCCACCCTCCTCGGCCGTATGCCGTCGGCCGTGGGCTACCAGCCCAACCTGGCAGATGAGATGGGCCTCCTCCAGGAGCGCATCACCTCCACCAAGGGCCACTCCATCACCTCGATGCAGGCCATCTACGTCCCCGCAGATGACTACACCGACCCGGCCCCGGCCACGACCTTCGCACACCTCGACGCGACCACGGAACTTTCCCGTGAAATCGCTTCCCGTGGTCTGTACCCGGCCGTTGACCCGCTGACGTCGACGTCCCGCATCCTGGATCCGCAGTACATCGGTAACGACCACTACAACACGGCCGTCCGCGTGAAGCAGATCCTGCAGAAAAACAAGGAACTCCAGGACATCATCGCCATCCTCGGCGTTGACGAGCTCTCCGAAGAGGACAAGATCGTCGTGTCACGTGCACGCCGCATCCAGCAGTTCCTCTCGCAGAACACCTACACCGCCAAGCAGTTCACCGGCGTCGAAGGCTCCACCGTTTCCATCAAGGACACGGTCGAAGGCTTCACCGCGATCTGCGACGGCGATCTCGACCACATTGCCGAGCAGGCGTTCTTCAACATCGGCGGTCTGGATGACGTCGAGCGCCAGTGGGCCAAGATCCAGGAACAGACCAAGTAA
- a CDS encoding F0F1 ATP synthase subunit gamma, producing the protein MGAQIRVYRQKISSTTSMRKIFKAMELIATSRIGKARARVAASLPYANAITRAVSAVASQSEIDHPLVTEPAQIRRAAVLVITSDRGLAGSYSATVLKQAEGLIELLHGEGKEVKTYVMGRKAQAYFDFRNRPYERAWTGNTDAPVFETAQEVGSALLEDFATAYEEGGVDEIHVVYTRFKSMVTQEPTVVRLLPLEVVEEQAASESDLLPLYEFEPETEQVLDALLPRYIESRIFAAMLQAAASELAARQRAMKSAGDNATDLIKKYTRLRNTARQAEITQELSEIVAGADALSAS; encoded by the coding sequence ATGGGAGCCCAGATTCGGGTCTACCGCCAGAAGATCAGCTCGACGACGTCGATGCGCAAGATCTTCAAGGCGATGGAACTGATCGCTACCTCGCGCATCGGCAAGGCCCGCGCACGCGTAGCGGCTTCACTGCCTTACGCGAACGCGATCACGCGTGCCGTTTCTGCTGTCGCAAGCCAGAGCGAAATCGACCACCCGCTCGTCACCGAGCCGGCGCAGATCCGTCGCGCCGCCGTCCTGGTTATCACCTCGGACCGCGGCCTGGCCGGATCGTACTCGGCAACCGTGCTCAAGCAGGCGGAAGGTCTCATCGAGCTGCTCCACGGGGAAGGCAAGGAAGTCAAGACCTATGTCATGGGCCGCAAGGCGCAGGCGTACTTCGACTTCCGGAACCGCCCCTACGAGCGCGCTTGGACCGGCAACACCGACGCACCCGTGTTCGAAACAGCCCAGGAAGTCGGCAGCGCACTGCTGGAAGATTTCGCGACGGCGTACGAAGAGGGCGGCGTCGACGAGATCCATGTCGTCTACACCCGCTTCAAGTCCATGGTGACGCAGGAGCCGACGGTTGTGCGTCTCCTCCCGCTCGAGGTTGTCGAAGAGCAGGCCGCGTCTGAATCGGACCTCCTGCCGCTCTACGAATTCGAGCCGGAGACGGAACAGGTTCTCGATGCCCTGCTGCCGCGTTACATCGAATCACGAATCTTCGCCGCAATGTTGCAGGCAGCAGCTTCCGAGCTCGCCGCCCGCCAGCGGGCCATGAAGTCCGCCGGCGACAACGCCACGGACCTCATCAAGAAGTACACGCGTCTGCGCAACACTGCCCGTCAGGCTGAAATTACGCAGGAGCTTTCCGAAATCGTTGCCGGTGCAGACGCGTTGAGCGCCTCCTAG